Proteins encoded together in one Benincasa hispida cultivar B227 chromosome 1, ASM972705v1, whole genome shotgun sequence window:
- the LOC120075757 gene encoding uncharacterized protein LOC120075757, with amino-acid sequence MNVVFDETHVATNKVSASDELEIPIEDLSIKDRKAVSNESQKEPEKSLPRDGDSPLTIPQELIIGDVSSRVVLGDFNAIRSSSKNFGGCPSLREIEEFDGVLLEADLEEFDGVLLEADLVKLGVIGNWFAWTSKLQGNGILRRLDRCLSNKAWNVTFPYLDIRVGQWGISDHSPLLVSTWETRSRSPSTFCYFSHWAKVKSFLDTIRSVWRRFEDVSHMVSFVRNLKVVKQVFRASFGRRIFVLADEVWPVGQVMEAAQAALERDPASDSMCGGGSDHQGVLVNGEIGEGVAPTEGQDEVAEVNYSSLFTVVDAGGDLPDSSEEGVEALSRLVSREEIQKALFSMKSEKAPEPDGFLVDFYRTCYLLGGINSTAITLIPNRRGAERMEIFRPISCCNIVYKCISRILAERLQLWLPGFISGNQSTFVPSRSIFDNILLCQELVGSYKEGRGTLIQFVSWVRACVTSPKFFMMINGSLEGFFFFPDMKELRQGDPLSHFLFVMVIEVLSRLLNKPPVLIEFTGLSGLVANVGKSSMFVVGVESGEAEELAAYTGVYLGSLPVRYLGLPLLSGRLRAMDCVLLIQRIIARSRSWVAWSLSFAGRLQFVRSIL; translated from the exons ATGAATGTTGTTTTTGATGAAACACATGTTGCCACTAATAAAGTTTCTGCTAGTGATGAATTAGAAATACCTATTGAAGATCTTAGTATTAAAGATAGGAAAGCAGTATCAAATGAATCTCAGAAAGAGCCAGAAAAATCTCTCCCTCGGGATGGAGATTCTCCACTCACCATTCCTCAGGAGTTAATAATAGGTGATGTATCTTCAAG AGTTGTTTTGGGGGATTTTAATGCTATTCGTAGTAGTTCGAAGAATTTTGGTGGTTGCCCTAGCTTGAGGGAGATAGAGGAGTTTGATGGGGTGTTATTGGAGGCGGATCTNGAGGAGTTTGATGGGGTGTTATTGGAGGCGGATCTGGTTAAGTTGGGTGTGATAGGTAACTGGTTTGCCTGGACTAGTAAACTTCAGGGGAATGGTATCTTGCGTCGATTGGATCGATGCTTGTCTAATAAGGCGTGGAATGTAACTTTTCCGTATTTGGATATTAGGGTTGGTCAGTGGGGGATTTCTGATCATAGCCCTCTTTTGGTTTCTACATGGGAGACGAGGAGTAGGTCGCCTTCTacgttttgttatttttctcattgggcaaaggtaaagagttttcttgaTACTATCAGGTCAGTGTGGAGAAGGTTTGAGGATGTGTCTCATATGGTTAGTTTTGTGCGAAATTTGAAGGTAGTGAAGCAGGTTTTTCGTGCATCATTTGGTAGGCGTATCTTTGTGTTAGCTGATGAGGTGTGGCCGGTTGGGCAGGTTATGGAGGCTGCTCAGGCTGCGCTAGAAAGGGATCCTGCTTCAGATTCGATGTGTGGAGGCGGCTCGGACCACCAAGGTGTTTTGGTCAACGGCGAGATTGGAGAAGGCGTCGCTCCGACAGAAGGCCAGGATGAGGTGGCTGAAGTTAA CTACAGTAGTTTATTTACGGTTGTGGATGCTGGAGGGGACTTGCCAGACAGT TCTGAGGAAGGGGTGGAGGCGCTTAGTCGGCTAGTGAGTCGGGAGGAGATTCAGAAGGCTTTATTCTCAATGAAGTCTGAGAAGGCTCCTGAGCCTGATGGGTTTTTAGTGGACTTTTACAGA aCATGTTACCTGCTTGGTGGAATTAATTCTACTGCTATTACTCTCATCCCAAATAGACGGGGAGCTGAACGTATGGAAATTTTTCGTCCTATTTCATGTTGCAATATTGTGTATAAGTGTATCTCGAGGATCTTAGCTGAGAGATTGCAATTGTGGTTGCCTGGTTTCATCAGTGGTAATCAGTCTACATTTGTTCCGAGTAGGTCAATTtttgataacattttattgtgtcAGGAACTCGTGGGGAGCTATAAGGAGGGCAGAG GTACGCTCATTCAGTTTGTTAGTTGGGTGAGGGCTTGTGTTACTTCGCCTAAGTTCTTTATGATGATTAATGGTTCCCTcgaagggttttttttttttcctgatatGAAGGAGTTGAGGCAGGGGGATCCACTGTctcattttttgtttgtgatggtgaTTGAGGTCTTGTCTAGATTGTTGAATAAACCTCCT GTCTTGATAGAGTTTACAGGGCTGTCTGGGTTAGTTGCAAATGTTGGGAAGAGTTCCATGTTTGTTGTGGGTGTGGAGTCTGGGGAGGCGGAGGAATTAGCTGCGTATACGGGTGTCTATCTTGGTTCGTTGCCTGTTAGGTATCTGGGTTTACCTTTATTGTCAGGCCGGTTGAGGGCTATGGATTGTGTGCTTTTGATACAGAGGATTATTGCTCGTAGCAGAAGCTGGGTAGCGTGGTCCCTCTCCTTTGCTGGGAGGTTGCAGTTTGTTAGGTCTATTTTGTAG
- the LOC120069321 gene encoding protein CURVATURE THYLAKOID 1A, chloroplastic, which yields MAATASPTAATAVLRPSLAASQPTRRSVLPLLPPRFGSPSFSTSLKFSSESRRSSLLQTRASSSEESSAADASELFTDLKEKWDALENKSTVLLYGGGAIVAVWLSSILVGAINSVPLLPKILELVGLGYTGWFVYRYLLFKSSRKELADDIEALKKKIAGTE from the exons ATGGCAGCCACGGCCTCCCCCACAGCGGCCACCGCCGTTCTGAGACCTTCTCTGGCTGCTTCTCAACCCACTCGCCGCTCGGTCTTGCCGCTCCTTCCCCCTCGTTTCGGCTCCCCGTCCTTCTCTACTTCCCTCAAATTCTCCTCAG AGTCACGTAGATCGTCTCTGCTTCAAACCCGAGCCTCATCTTCAGAAGAATCATCTGCTGCTGATGCATCCGAGCTCTTTACAGACTTGAAAGAAAAG TGGGATGCCCTTGAGAACAAATCCACGGTACTTCTCTACGGAGGTGGGGCGATTGTTGCAGTTTGGCTTTCTTCAATTCTTGTTGGTGCAATCAACTCAGTTCCATTG CTTCCGAAGATCCTGGAGTTGGTAGGACTTGGATATACGGGGTGGTTTGTGTACCGATATCTACTCTTCAAG TCAAGCAGAAAAGAACTAGCTGATGACATTGAagcattgaagaagaagattgctGGAACCGAATAA